From the genome of Arthrobacter russicus:
CATCGACGCGTCCGGTACCTGGTCGACGCCGAATCCGGCCGGCGCGGACGGGCTGCCCGCGCTCGGCGAGACGGCCGCCGCCGGCTTCCTTGTGTATAGGATTCCGTCGTTCGCTGGCGCTGAGCAGTATGCGGGCCGACACGCGGTCGTCGTCGGCAACGGCCACTCCGCGGCGACGGCGATCACCGAGCTGGCCCGGATCGCCCGTCAGCATCCGGACACGCAGGTCACTTGGGTGCTGCGCCGCGGGACCGTCGGTGCAACGTTCGGTGGAGGCGAGTCGGATGAGCTTCCGGAGCGTGGCGCGCTCGGCCAGCGCGCTCGCACTGCGGTCGAGCAGGGTCTCGTAAGCCTGGTGACCGGGTTCCGTACTGAGCGGATCGACACCACGCCGCAGGGCGCGGTGCTGATCGCCGAGGACGGCCGAGAGCTCGAGCCTGCGGACCGGGTGGTGGTGCTGACCGGGTTCCGGCCGGACCTGTCGATCCTGTCCGAGGTGCGGTTGGAGCTGGATGCCCGGTTGCAGGCGCCGGTGCGGATCGCGGCGGACATCGACCCGAACATCCACTCCTGCGGGTCAGTGCGCGCCACCGGCGCCACCGATCTCGTCCAGCCGGAGCCTGGCTTGTTCATCGTCGGGGCGAAGTCCTACGGAAGAGCCCCGACGTTCCTCGCGCTGACCGGGTACGAGCAGGTCCGCAGCGTCGTCGCGGAGCTCGCCGGTGACCACGAGGCCGCGAACCGTATCGAGCTGGTGCTGCCGGACACGGGCGTGTGCGGCGGGGTCGGCCTGTTCGACGACCCAACTGGGGCGAAGGGCGGAGCCT
Proteins encoded in this window:
- a CDS encoding NAD(P)-binding domain-containing protein, whose translation is MVGLPVVVIGAGPQGLAAAAHLLERGLEPLVLEQGATAAAAVSEWGHVRLFSEWPELVDTAAVRLLEPSGWQTPKRGYPTGSEWVSGYLAPLASALGDRVRNGARVTGVGRKGRDLLVDAGRAEQPFVVHVEDGDGRESRIEAQAVIDASGTWSTPNPAGADGLPALGETAAAGFLVYRIPSFAGAEQYAGRHAVVVGNGHSAATAITELARIARQHPDTQVTWVLRRGTVGATFGGGESDELPERGALGQRARTAVEQGLVSLVTGFRTERIDTTPQGAVLIAEDGRELEPADRVVVLTGFRPDLSILSEVRLELDARLQAPVRIAADIDPNIHSCGSVRATGATDLVQPEPGLFIVGAKSYGRAPTFLALTGYEQVRSVVAELAGDHEAANRIELVLPDTGVCGGVGLFDDPTGAKGGACCAPAPQLIQLGRTPAGSAV